TCCTTCACCATATTTTCAATTATGACTCTGTCACAAGTGTCCTTCATGTCCAATCCAATCTTCCAAACCTCCCCTACAAGCCTACTATTGACTTGTTGATCTGCATAAAATGGCCAGCATATCATTGGAACTCCCTCATATATGCTCTCCAACGTCGAATTCCAACCACTATGAGTCAAGAATCCTCCAATAGCAGGATGCGCTAGGACTTCCTCTTGTGGTGCCCATTCGACGATATATCCCCTTTGTCTTGTACCCTCTAATAACTCCTCTGGAATTTGATAGTCTTCAGCTACGGATTTTGGCCTTACAACCCACAAGAAAGGCTTTCCACTGTTCACAAATCCATGCAAAAATTCCATAAATTGGTCTCTTGTCAGCACTGTCATGCTCCCAAAACTAACATATATCACTGATTTGAATGGTTGCTGGTCAAGCCAAACTATACAACTTCTATCTTCTTCCCAAAGACTGCTCGAAGATGTACATGTTAGCTTAATATTGGTAGCTACTCTGGCTTTTAGTTGCACGTGGAGTGGTCCGATTGTGTAGAGTTTGGAAATGTTGTTGGTTATTTGGGCTAGTGCTGGtccttcaagttcttcaaaagtGTTGAGAATAAGCCCGTGTGCGCTCTTTGTAAGTTGAGTTGCTGAAATGACCAGTTGAAGACCACGGTCAGTAAGATCACTTGCGCGGCAAAAACTAGGAAGGTCGCGAAGCCGTAGAAAGGTCTCCATGCCCACGACATTGGTGAGTAGTGTATCCATGTCACTTTGTCCTTTATATATATAACATAAGAGTTTAACTACTATACATTCATAATGTATAACAATTTTTGCATTGATCATgtaatacaaaataataaatgcgaGTAACCGGCCATAATAAGTGGACTAGTTACCTAAaaactaggggtgtacatgggtCGGGTTAGTTCGGATtttctaattaccaaaccaaatcaattgtatcgggttattaaatctaaataccaaaccaaaccaataaaagtcgggttttttaatctcggattttttcgatttttttttcataaagtcttcatagcacaaaacgtaaaatttgtattccaaatgtttctttaatcctagtaacaCAGAATTATATAaggtattttttaataaaataacataaatatgagatgagtaattgtattgtactaaaatattcaacaataaagataataaaatcgcataaaataaatattattaataagctataatgaaaacaaacataatttaaaattatgactaataagtactaattatttacatgactaaccactaaaagaaaaataagttatacattttatctaaaccatgaaaaaactaaaaaatagatatcgaACACTATTTTTATTCATAGTACAATtaaattgaatgtcttttattagcattagtattgatttgattttggtttaggatttatttgaattactaacatttatggactttaaaacttattggagcatccaaaaattataagtccaagcttgaaataatacgttaaaagataaaactatgaaaaagtttaagaaatatttttgtaactacactaccataaatatttttatgtattaaatatatttaaaacttctatacatataatgtcgggttggtttggtttcgatttgactttttttagttaaaaccaaaccaaaccaaatatggtcgggttttttttctcggtttgactcggattatcgggttggtgcagTTTGTCGGTCtcatttgtacacccctactaGAAACTAAAACAACTAACCCgatgtaacaacaacaacaacaactcagtataatcccactagtggggtatggggaggatagtttgtacgcataccttacccctaccctagggtagagaggttgtttccgatagacccccggCTCCCTCccttccaagaactccccaccttactcttgggatgactcgaactcacaacctcttggttggaagtggagggtgctcatcactagagcaacccactcttgtcaagtAACCCGATGTAACATGTAAAATTAATTTGATAGTCAAACAAATTTATACAGCTAATATATTATGAATTCCATTACACAATTTCATGAAAATTAAAGAATTAGAACTAACATTAGTAACAAAGCCGAGGAAAAAAATTGAAGTTCCAAGAATGAGTACCGGTTATTGGAAGTTCCCCTGCTTCAATGAGTCGCGGAAGGCAGAAAAATGCCCAGAAGCAACTAGCACTGATTGTTCTAAAAAGTATAGTTGGAATGTTAAGTTCTCTTCCAATATCTATTGTAAAGCACATTATTCCATCGGCAATTATGCATGTAAGAGGTGGCCTGTCAAGTATACTAAATCGACGAGCAATGAGCATCTCCATAAATCGTGGTTTAGTTACTGTGTCAATGGAATTAAATAGGTCCACAACACGGTCACCAGTTCTCGGATGATCATCGGGAAGCCCATCAGGAATTGTTTCAAAGTATAAATTAGGATACTGCTTGTAACTTAAATGAATATTAGTGTAACTTAGGAGACGTCGATGAATAAAATCTGAGTTAAGAAATGTAACGTGCAAGCCTTCCCGACAGAGTAGTTGTGCTAACTTGAGCATACAGTTAACATGGCCCTGTACAGGAAAGGGAAATATCAAGACATGGGAAAGGCAAGAAGTTGGTTGGTCCATATAAATTTTGTGATTCTTGAAATATTAATTCGATCCTATATCGTATTTTACCATTTATATTGAGACAATTTAGTTTGTTATGAATTGAAGCCAAATTGTGAATGCTTATATTCAGGGAAATGCATTGTACATGCTTATATTTTCACACTTTTTGTATTTCAAGCTTACCTTGCGACTCCTACGTAATAAGCTAAGGCTTGGGGACAAGTTAATATCCGTGATATTTGTACATCATGCCTCTTTACaattttgaatttaagaaaattacctttttagatctcttatgtgtaaaagactGATCTCTTATGTATAAAAATAAATCTCccatgtgtaaaaaaaaaaatgtaaggtcataaaactaaaaacaagtttgtaaagaGCCAAAAAAACTAATTGACCCCAAGTTATCATGACACATAAAGACATACAATTTCATCATACAACATGTTTGTGAAGGGTAGATAATATACATAACAATAACAAAAAAAGTTCTAAAAATAGTAACACAACAACAGTGTAACACTTTATATGTTGGGGTAACTTATATATCCAATAAAGTTACTTGGTAGGTAAGACTACATGGGatatattttattcttttgccCTTATAACTAATTAACTTTATGGAGTCTTTTAGTTTCTAATAACCGTAATTGGTTTAAATACTCAATCTAATTTCATTCGAGTTCTTAAGTTTATCTAGAGATTGTATTTTTTTTGTCAATATAGCCCAATTAGACCCTTgattttatcaattttctttGGAAGAGCTGGCTCCGGTCTAATACAATTCCTTCATTAGTTTGTTCCGGGAAATTTGGATAAAGCTTTTACAGCATAGGTAATTTTTAAAGAGGTTTTTTTAACGGACGGGCTTAACGTCCAcccccctcttttttttcttttttttttctttttttgaaatatgTATAGCGTATAAAAAGCAAATATATGacatttaaaataaaacttaTAACAGGGTTATTACATTAGAAACCCTTTTTAGCGAAAAATTATATTACCATGTAAATaaggaaaaattaaatttttttgttatatataaattgttgaaTCCTTGTGACAAAAGATTCTGATGTAATAACAAATTAAAGCGATTCAAAATCTATTTTAGATTGCACGTTCAAATTCTATGTATGATATTCTAGGTCTGTCAT
The sequence above is drawn from the Nicotiana tabacum cultivar K326 chromosome 13, ASM71507v2, whole genome shotgun sequence genome and encodes:
- the LOC107812723 gene encoding 7-deoxyloganetic acid glucosyltransferase-like isoform X1, which encodes MDQPTSCLSHVLIFPFPVQGHVNCMLKLAQLLCREGLHVTFLNSDFIHRRLLSYTNIHLSYKQYPNLYFETIPDGLPDDHPRTGDRVVDLFNSIDTVTKPRFMEMLIARRFSILDRPPLTCIIADGIMCFTIDIGRELNIPTILFRTISASCFWAFFCLPRLIEAGELPITGQSDMDTLLTNVVGMETFLRLRDLPSFCRASDLTDRGLQLVISATQLTKSAHGLILNTFEELEGPALAQITNNISKLYTIGPLHVQLKARVATNIKLTCTSSSSLWEEDRSCIVWLDQQPFKSVIYVSFGSMTVLTRDQFMEFLHGFVNSGKPFLWVVRPKSVAEDYQIPEELLEGTRQRGYIVEWAPQEEVLAHPAIGGFLTHSGWNSTLESIYEGVPMICWPFYADQQVNSRLVGEVWKIGLDMKDTCDRVIIENMVKDLIETRKDEFAKSARLMTKLARKSVSENGSSYCNLDRLIKDIKLMRNGN
- the LOC107812723 gene encoding 7-deoxyloganetic acid glucosyltransferase-like isoform X2 — translated: MDQPTSCLSHVLIFPFPVQGHVNCMLKLAQLLCREGLHVTFLNSDFIHRRLLSYTNIHLSYKQYPNLYFETIPDGLPDDHPRTGDRVVDLFNSIDTVTKPRFMEMLIARRFSILDRPPLTCIIADGIMCFTIDIGRELNIPTILFRTISASCFWAFFCLPRLIEAGELPITATQLTKSAHGLILNTFEELEGPALAQITNNISKLYTIGPLHVQLKARVATNIKLTCTSSSSLWEEDRSCIVWLDQQPFKSVIYVSFGSMTVLTRDQFMEFLHGFVNSGKPFLWVVRPKSVAEDYQIPEELLEGTRQRGYIVEWAPQEEVLAHPAIGGFLTHSGWNSTLESIYEGVPMICWPFYADQQVNSRLVGEVWKIGLDMKDTCDRVIIENMVKDLIETRKDEFAKSARLMTKLARKSVSENGSSYCNLDRLIKDIKLMRNGN